Part of the Sorghum bicolor cultivar BTx623 chromosome 1, Sorghum_bicolor_NCBIv3, whole genome shotgun sequence genome, ttttcagatttcccgtcacatcgaatctttatacacatacatgaagtattaaatatagacaaaaataaaaactaattgcacagtttggtcgaaattgactagacgaatcttttgagcctagttagtccatgattggacaatatttattaaatacaaacgaaaaagctacagtgtcgattttgcagaatattttggaactaaacaaggcccaagaggGAGTGCTCGGATTCCCCCCTCTTCTCTCCACCTCTCTTCCAATTCTATGCGTGGTCGCTCTTCCGTCTCTCCCAGTGCAGCAGTCGTCTTCTCTACCTTCCTCGCCTATCCAGTGCTCCTCATCTAACAACTGTACTAAAACTAGCAGCAAGACTGCTTCTGCTTGTACGATAGCCTGTACCTGTACTGTGCTGACATTATATACCCTCCCCTTCTTGCTCGTGCCAATCGCCATTGCCAACCACCACGTAGAGCTGCATTGCTTTGAGGGATCAAGGCCATGGGAATCGCAACAGGAGTTTGCTTCGTAGTTCTTGTTCTGATCTGTACATTTCTCAGAGGTAACAATTCGATCGTTGAAAGAGTACTGTATTTGGCTGCTCTGGTGATTGTTTGACGGAATTCTTGACGACGTTGTTGGTTCTTGGTCGCAGAAGGGAGAGCGGCGACATTCACGTTCGTCAACAGGTGCACGGGGACAGTGTGGCCAGGCATCCAGTCGAACGCCGGGAGCTCTCGGCTGGACCCGACGGGCTTCGTCCTGCCGCCGGGCACGTCGCGCGCGGTCCAGGCGCCGTCAGGGTGGTCCGGCCGTGCCTGGGCACGCACGGGCTGCGCGCAGGACGCGAGCGGGAAGGTGGTGTGCGCCACGGGGGACTGCGGGTCGGGCTCCCTGGAGTGCAACGGGCAGAACGCGGCGACGCCCGCGACGCTGGCCGAGTTCACgctggccggcggcggcggcgacgacttcTACGACGTGAGCCTCGTGGACGGCTACAACCTCCCGATCCTGGTGGAGCCCGCGGGCGGCGCCACGGGCGCCACGACGTGCGCCGCGGCCGGGTGCAGTGCGGACCTCAACGAGCGGTGCCCCGCGGAGCTCCGCACCGAGGGCGGCGCCGGCTGCCGCAGCGCGTGCGACGCCTTCGGCAAGCCCGAGTACTGCTGCAGCGGCGCGTACGCCAACCCAAACACCTGCCGCCCCACCGCCTACTCGCAGCTCTTCAAGTCGGCGTGCCCCAAGTCGTACAGCTACGCCTACGACGACCCCACCAGCACCTTCACCTGCGCCGGCGGCCGTGACTACACCATCACCTTCTGCCCCGTCGCCACCCCAAGGTACACATATCTTCACCCTCACTCCGAGCTCACACGCTACCCTCGTAGTGATTGACTTATGCCAACCATCCAAGGTTAATTTTTTGTTTGCTTTGGCGTGCCGTCTTGATTAATGATTAGAACGTGGTTAGTCATAAATGCTCTCGAGATTCGCGTGCAGAGTTAGGCCCGCCGGGGCAATGAATTGGCCATGCCGGCACACCACCATGGCCCGGCACACTTGCTGCACCTAGCAATCGTGTACCGGTAGTGGTTGGTGCGTGATCAGGAGTGAGTGACCCAGCAGCACTGAGCGCGCCATATCACCTTATCTGTCTTTGTTTAAATGCATAGAAAACGAGTGCAGGTATGCCAAATACTTCTAAAAACTCTGAAATGGATTAGTAGAATGGGACAGCGATGGCGAGAGGTTTGGAAGATTGCAATGTGATGTAATCATTGGACTGGATCAAGTACGCTCTGTATACATCTTgccattttggttggtgcttacTAAGTGTTAACCTTAGGCTTAGCTTGCTGCAAGAGGTTTGACCCCCCGTGCCCATGCGGACCTTTTTTACCGCTGTCGGTTTACACGTCCACGTCATGGGCGGGCCAGGCCAGTCGGTTTCTTATCTCGTGATGTCAGCGTACAACAAAGGTGACCGTAAACAACAACCACCCCCTGCTAGTACATAGCGACGTCAGTAGCAGTAAATATTTAACGCGGAAAGGATAGTAGTAAAAAGCAAGCAGAAGGATCGCTTTCATTAGAGTTAATTAATTCACCGGGCGTTCTTTTCACTAATTGCTGGTCCCTTTTTTGTGACGGACAAACGTGCAGCATGAAATCGTCGGGTGGCCCTGGAGCAACGACGGCGGCACCGACAGGCCCGACGCCGACGCTGCCGGGGGCGACGCCGCAGATGCCGCGGTCGGCAGGTGGTGGGCAAGGCAGCGGCCCCGACGGGCAGGGCGTGATGCTGGGCGACAACTCCTGGCTCGCCAGCCTCGCCACGGGCGACGCGTCGTCCgcgccgtcgtcgccgccggcgcTCCGGGCCTCGCCCCTCGCGCCGCTCCTGCTCGgcgccctgctgctgctgctgctggtgctatAGTACCAGGCTACCAACCGACCCCGTCACAGGTGTGTGAGGCGAAAGTTTTGGTCAAAGAAAGAAGCGGGCGCGCACGGCACGGGGCACCGGCGCAAAGCGAAGCGGTGCGCTCGGCTTGCCGCCGTGCCGACGCGGACGCCGAGCTGCCCTGCCCCGATGGAATGGAAGGGGTGGTGGTTGGTGTTGCGCGCGGTGGGGCTGTCCCTCCGCCTGTCCGTGCTGGGTTTGTGCGGGGAGATGATGTGATTTCATTTGACCAAGATCGCATCACGCCATTGTAAAATCCgccattttcttcttcttcttcttcttcttcttcttcttcttcttcttattggAATTGTACCGTTGTGTCCAACAAAAAGAAAGGAATGTACTCCAAGATTGTTTCGCAGATAACCAAAGACTAGAAGCAATGATTATGCACGCACTCAGCAGGTCCCGGCCATCAGAAGACGCTAGTAGTGGCGAACCAACTACGACCATTTGCGCACAAACGGGTCAGGCTAACAAAAAGTGATCACTTAGCTTACATCATTGTGAACGGGCGGAACATATACGTACCTGCTACTGCGTTACAATGTCTGCCTTCAAATTCAAACTGCCCTGTCCGCACCAACGTGGCAGGTGCACTATCCTATCTCAGACAGCCTACCGAACGTTCGTTCCTGCTGCATTTGAAGGCATCTCCTAGACATGGTGGAGGCCGGCGTGCAGCGGATGATTTTGACGGCTAAGCCGAATGCGTGCGTGCCCCAATCAACAGCTAAAGGAAAAGTAAATGGCCTACTCATGGATGACGTGGCTGCAGCATGGACTGAGACACTAGAATACTAACTACTAGTGCTGATGGTATAGTACTGCTGCCACTTTTAAAGTAGTGTACACACACTGTGTAGCTGATGACGCGTCCTCGGTGATTGTTGGCACATGGGAGGGACGGAGAAGATGAAGATGGTGCCATGCCATCTGATCTGTGCTCGCGGATCAATCAAATACTCCTACGTATATACAGGCGAGGGCGTGGTGGGGAGGACATGGGCGTACACGGTGATGAGATGATGCCCACTCATCTGGTGCTGGTCCACTGCTTTTGAGTGAAGCCAAAGAAAGGAAGGATTGGTGTCGGGCgttcctgcctgcctgcctgcctgcctatcATCGTTTCTGAGCTGCGTCGTATCACCCTGGGATCGCCTTTTAGTGCCAAACGTAATGGCAACCTAAGGTTAGTTGATGCGATCTGCGGCGCTGAGCACGGTAGGGACCATACATCTGAATCTAAGCTTGCTGCTTCTCAGATTCATCCACATTCACTCGACCTGTCGACCATGCACTAATTAAGCTTtgtcttctcaccaagagaagAAGCACTGTCAGTTCAGCAGTTAGTACTACTACGCTTGCACTGCTGTTGACACGGACTTCAGAGAGCATCGCTACGAACAGTAGACATGATGGCATATATGATATACACGTATATTTCACCGATTTCTGTCAAATGCCAATGCAATCATGCATGTTTCGGTTAGGTGCAGCGTGTACAGTTCCATCGCGATATAGGAGTACGAATGTGATGCGTACCTAGACAGTTTGACCTGCCCAATATATCAAAATCACACTCTCTGCTGGCCTCGTGATCTTGCTTAGGAAGTCAGTTAAAGGCAGCTAGTTCCAGGGCGTCTCATACCAAACACCCTGTTCCTGCACTCAGGAATCACAAACCAAACGCCATTGCTGAACTCTCGCATAGAATAGAAACCTCTCCATCCGCTTTCGGACCGATGCGACCCCGTTGCCTGCAGAAGAAAAGGATGTGACGGGCACGCTCAGCTCGGAGATCAGCAGTCTTTTCCATACCAGACTGACAAGTTTCTGCTAGCAGCAGTGTAACAATGACAGGCATGTTCACCGTAACCGCCGGAGATTCGGCAAGGACCTGACGCGATGCCAAGCCGCGGCATGTGACTTTCAGTTTCAGGCAGGCAGCCATCAGGATCAAATGAAATGAGGTAGCAGTAATGCCAATAATGCCGGCCTCGGCGCATGAGGTCTGCCCAGTCCAGTGACCGACTGATGACTCCGACGCTGATCGGCCACCCACCGGTCGTTTTCAGTTTTATCCCTCGCAAGGGGGAGGTCCTGCCAGAGTGCCCAATTCTGATACGCGACGGTGCCACACAGCCCTCAGGTCTCTGATTAGAATACAAGCACAGCTACAATAGCATCTGTGCCTCAGTTAGCTAGTGTAGTACCTGCATTGCCTGAAACAAAAGGAGCTTTCTGGTTTATGTATGATTCAGCATTAGTTGTAAGGCAGCAGTATCGTCGCCTTTCTGTTTACGTATGATTCAGCATTAGCTTTCTGGTTTATGTATGTATGCCATTGCTTCTGCTAGTGATTGTCCATTGGGCACCGCAGTCCTCAGGACTGTGGTTGCCCACTCGGTTGCACCCTCGTGAACCAAAGGTTTCACCTTTTCGTTGACTGCTAGTCGCTTAGCAACTGAGGCTCTGGACATAGGACAGACAGGTTTAGCTGTGATTTGGGTTTGTTAAACCGGATGGAGGAATCTTGAGTCAAAAGTTGAGTGTACTGACAACAATCCTGCGAGAAAAGATGCTAAAAGAAAATTCCTTTTAGCAACGCTGAGGGATGCTTGTAAAGAGGAAAGGTGAACGGAGAAGGGCGAAAAGGAATGGAACTGTTGGTACACGCCGACCACAGTTAGCAGAAGCTTACCTTCGATTGGTCCATCGTTAAGGAATGGAACATGCCATGCTGGCCTGCTCTGCATCGGTGTCCCACATGCTTAGCAATAGGCTactgctacaactttgctcttATTATTAGATTATGGATGTAACTGTACTACAATGATAGACTGATACACATATACGGCCATTTTCAGTGAATTATTCGTTGCATAAATATGTAGGTTTGGGAGAGAAGAGAACGCAGAGAGGTTCTCCTAACATGAGTTGATATTCAGAAACAAGACAAGAATCCTTTGTCACAACTTCAGCTGCTCCATGGACATTCTATTACGTCTTTTGTAGACAGTTCACCTAAATTTCTATTTATGTTTCAGTTCAGAAAGATAAGGATATTTTACAGAGCAcattgatatatttttatatgaaagTAACATCTTACATGGCGTCAGCAACACATAGAAGAAAACGAGTTGTTGGCGCGGTGGCAATGGACGAGCAAAAAAAGGAGCTGCTGCTTTGGGTAGTGTGAATATGTTCTTGGAACTATCACACAAACACACATTCATCAAGAAAATATCCATTGATCCTACGGTAAACCTACAAAGTTCATAGATGG contains:
- the LOC8078857 gene encoding thaumatin-like protein 1b isoform X2, with product MGIATGVCFVVLVLICTFLREGRAATFTFVNRCTGTVWPGIQSNAGSSRLDPTGFVLPPGTSRAVQAPSGWSGRAWARTGCAQDASGKVVCATGDCGSGSLECNGQNAATPATLAEFTLAGGGGDDFYDVSLVDGYNLPILVEPAGGATGATTCAAAGCSADLNERCPAELRTEGGAGCRSACDAFGKPEYCCSGAYANPNTCRPTAYSQLFKSACPKSYSYAYDDPTSTFTCAGGRDYTITFCPVATPRFGREENAERFS
- the LOC8078857 gene encoding thaumatin-like protein 1b isoform X1 translates to MGIATGVCFVVLVLICTFLREGRAATFTFVNRCTGTVWPGIQSNAGSSRLDPTGFVLPPGTSRAVQAPSGWSGRAWARTGCAQDASGKVVCATGDCGSGSLECNGQNAATPATLAEFTLAGGGGDDFYDVSLVDGYNLPILVEPAGGATGATTCAAAGCSADLNERCPAELRTEGGAGCRSACDAFGKPEYCCSGAYANPNTCRPTAYSQLFKSACPKSYSYAYDDPTSTFTCAGGRDYTITFCPVATPSMKSSGGPGATTAAPTGPTPTLPGATPQMPRSAGGGQGSGPDGQGVMLGDNSWLASLATGDASSAPSSPPALRASPLAPLLLGALLLLLLVL